A part of Dethiosulfovibrio peptidovorans genomic DNA contains:
- a CDS encoding pyridoxal-5-phosphate-dependent protein subunit beta encodes MPYNLIDLTVHEDKLKNAVERAKERKIAIPTFAQMKDPSRVPQSITEKLRSVGLWDVDPLNLFRITWRNEPKKTGGLFGGVNFVELPKSLTGVDARILALVGKWFPTGSHKVGATFGCLVPRLVTGQFDPINQKAVWPSTGNYCRGGAYNAQLLGCESIAILPEGMSRERFEWLQRVAGEVIATPGSESNVKEIFDKTWELRTTRDNIVIFNQFDEMGNHLWHYVVTGSAIEDMLKQAMRKGERYFGCAFTTGSAGTIGCGDYLKELFPASIIAASEALQCPTLLWNGWGAHRIEGIGDKHVPWVHNVKNTDMIIDVDDVDSMAWIRLFNEPAGQAYLKKQGVPRDLVDCLDLVGISGAANIISCIKMAKYYELTDKDVLVTVLTDSMELYQSRLLEMEEEFGPYGETDAAVDYNRHVLGLSVDYMQELSYRDKKRVHDLKYYTWVEQQGKDMSELDAQWYDAENYWSEIHAMTEKIDEKIEAFNERTGLLK; translated from the coding sequence ATGCCGTACAACCTAATTGATCTGACCGTTCACGAGGATAAGCTGAAAAACGCGGTGGAACGGGCCAAAGAAAGAAAGATCGCTATTCCGACCTTTGCCCAGATGAAGGATCCTTCCAGGGTTCCCCAGAGCATAACCGAGAAACTTCGGTCAGTGGGCCTCTGGGATGTGGATCCCCTGAATCTGTTTCGAATCACGTGGAGAAACGAACCGAAAAAGACGGGGGGACTCTTTGGCGGCGTCAACTTTGTCGAACTGCCCAAGTCCCTCACCGGTGTCGACGCTCGAATTTTAGCCTTGGTGGGCAAGTGGTTTCCTACGGGATCTCACAAGGTGGGGGCTACCTTTGGCTGTCTGGTGCCCCGACTGGTTACCGGTCAGTTTGACCCGATCAACCAGAAAGCCGTCTGGCCTTCGACGGGGAATTACTGCCGAGGCGGCGCATACAACGCCCAGCTTTTGGGATGCGAGTCCATAGCCATCCTCCCCGAGGGTATGAGTCGGGAGCGTTTTGAATGGCTTCAGAGAGTGGCTGGAGAGGTTATCGCTACCCCGGGGTCCGAGAGCAACGTGAAGGAGATCTTCGATAAAACCTGGGAATTGCGAACAACCCGAGACAACATCGTTATCTTCAACCAGTTCGATGAGATGGGAAACCATCTGTGGCACTACGTGGTGACCGGAAGCGCCATCGAGGACATGTTGAAGCAGGCGATGAGGAAAGGAGAGCGATACTTTGGTTGTGCCTTCACCACAGGGTCTGCCGGGACCATAGGCTGTGGTGATTACCTGAAAGAACTCTTCCCCGCCAGCATCATCGCTGCATCGGAGGCTCTCCAGTGTCCCACCCTCCTGTGGAATGGCTGGGGTGCCCACAGAATAGAGGGCATCGGTGACAAACATGTTCCGTGGGTTCACAACGTCAAGAATACCGACATGATCATCGACGTGGATGACGTTGACTCCATGGCCTGGATCCGCTTGTTCAACGAACCTGCCGGTCAGGCGTATCTGAAAAAACAGGGTGTTCCCCGTGATTTAGTGGATTGTCTGGATCTGGTGGGTATCTCAGGAGCGGCCAACATTATCTCCTGCATCAAGATGGCCAAGTACTACGAGCTGACCGATAAGGACGTCTTGGTTACGGTCCTCACCGATTCCATGGAGCTCTACCAATCCCGACTTCTGGAGATGGAGGAGGAGTTCGGTCCTTACGGCGAGACAGATGCCGCCGTGGATTACAACCGCCACGTTCTGGGACTCTCGGTGGACTACATGCAGGAACTTTCCTACAGGGACAAAAAACGAGTTCACGACCTGAAGTACTACACCTGGGTAGAACAACAAGGTAAGGACATGAGCGAGCTGGACGCTCAGTGGTACGATGCAGAGAATTACTGGAGTGAGATCCACGCAATGACTGAGAAGATCGATGAGAAAATCGAGGCTTTCAACGAGCGGACCGGTCTCCTGAAATAA
- the thrC gene encoding threonine synthase — protein MGAVTELQCALCGTTYDPDLDRMTCPKCGIDGTMHVLYDYGIVGKHLTRQSLKVNRDRSLWRYLPLLPLSDRRYIPNLQVGWTPLYESRNLANRYGVRRLFVKDDGRNPTASYKDRASSVAVAIARELGRDTVACASTGNAASSLSGFAAVAGLKSVIFVPEAAPAAKVTQLLVYGSQVYLVQGDYEETVNLAIQAIDEHGWYNRNCAINPYLVEGKKTCALEIAEQMDWELPDRVITSVGDGCIISSLYKGFKDLKEIGLTDRIPKVTGIQAEGACPIHRAIQSGADRVSFEVPETVADSISVGAPRNWVKALNAIRGSNGTTLTVSDRQILDAITELAQNTGVFAEPAGVTAFAGFKVMAERDMLDYDESVVVVATGNGLKDIVSAQKAVSKPVTVSPSMEAFREAMTFYLD, from the coding sequence GTGGGAGCTGTAACTGAGCTGCAATGTGCTCTCTGTGGTACAACGTACGATCCAGACCTTGACCGTATGACATGTCCCAAGTGCGGGATAGATGGAACCATGCATGTCTTATACGATTATGGGATCGTGGGCAAGCATCTGACCCGGCAGAGCCTAAAGGTCAACAGGGATCGTTCTCTGTGGCGATATCTGCCCCTGTTACCCCTGTCTGATCGCCGTTATATCCCGAACCTGCAGGTGGGATGGACGCCCCTGTACGAAAGCCGGAATTTGGCCAATCGATATGGGGTCAGGCGTTTGTTTGTCAAGGATGATGGTCGAAACCCTACAGCATCTTACAAAGATCGGGCGAGCTCGGTGGCCGTGGCGATAGCCAGGGAGCTGGGACGAGACACCGTTGCCTGTGCATCGACGGGGAACGCCGCCAGTTCCCTGTCGGGCTTTGCGGCTGTCGCTGGTCTCAAGAGCGTCATCTTCGTTCCTGAGGCGGCTCCGGCTGCCAAGGTCACACAACTCCTGGTCTACGGGTCCCAGGTCTATCTGGTCCAGGGAGATTACGAAGAAACGGTTAATTTGGCAATTCAAGCTATTGATGAACATGGATGGTACAATCGAAACTGTGCCATTAACCCTTATTTAGTTGAGGGTAAGAAAACCTGCGCCCTTGAGATCGCTGAACAAATGGACTGGGAGCTTCCTGATCGGGTGATTACCTCTGTGGGAGATGGCTGTATCATCAGCAGCCTGTATAAAGGATTCAAGGATCTCAAGGAAATCGGTCTGACGGATCGTATTCCTAAGGTCACCGGAATTCAGGCTGAAGGGGCCTGTCCGATCCATCGGGCTATTCAGTCCGGTGCCGATCGAGTCTCTTTCGAAGTGCCTGAGACCGTGGCTGACAGTATCTCCGTTGGAGCTCCCCGAAACTGGGTAAAGGCCTTGAACGCCATTCGAGGCAGTAACGGGACCACTCTGACCGTTTCGGACCGTCAGATACTGGACGCCATAACCGAGCTGGCTCAAAACACTGGGGTTTTCGCTGAACCAGCTGGGGTTACGGCCTTTGCTGGCTTTAAAGTTATGGCTGAACGGGATATGTTGGATTATGATGAGTCGGTGGTGGTTGTGGCCACCGGGAATGGCCTGAAAGACATCGTGAGTGCTCAAAAGGCGGTGTCGAAGCCCGTTACGGTGAGCCCCTCCATGGAAGCCTTTCGAGAGGCCATGACGTTTTATTTGGATTAG
- a CDS encoding C4-dicarboxylate ABC transporter permease: protein MTDFKYSADRGFYSLVERFGNNLELWLQVPVLILAVIMTVSVLLGVLFRYVFQSPLGWSEEFSRYVMIWMALLSVALCIWRQEHVGVTMFVKKLPRSLAKGVIFASNGLNLAFLSVLMIYGFQMAQRGKAQIATGLGTSMEWWLMSVPVSAGICMVMLICKMILDIRRTDLDEMLMSEELVDAVKREEGLDF from the coding sequence ATGACTGACTTCAAGTACAGTGCCGACCGGGGATTTTACTCCCTGGTCGAGCGCTTCGGCAACAACCTGGAGCTATGGCTTCAGGTTCCGGTTCTCATCCTGGCCGTGATCATGACGGTCTCAGTCCTCTTAGGTGTTCTCTTCCGGTATGTGTTTCAATCCCCCTTGGGTTGGAGCGAGGAATTCTCCCGCTATGTCATGATATGGATGGCCCTGCTCTCCGTGGCTCTCTGTATCTGGAGGCAGGAACACGTGGGGGTCACCATGTTTGTCAAGAAACTTCCCCGCTCTTTAGCCAAAGGGGTTATCTTTGCCTCCAACGGTCTTAATTTGGCTTTCCTGTCGGTTCTGATGATCTACGGTTTTCAGATGGCCCAGCGGGGTAAAGCCCAGATCGCCACGGGTTTAGGAACTAGCATGGAGTGGTGGCTCATGTCGGTTCCCGTGAGTGCGGGGATCTGTATGGTCATGCTGATCTGTAAAATGATCCTGGATATTCGTCGGACCGATCTGGACGAGATGCTCATGTCCGAGGAGCTTGTGGATGCTGTAAAGCGAGAGGAAGGCCTCGACTTCTAG
- a CDS encoding chromosome partitioning protein ParA encodes MITIAVTNQKGGVGKTTCCINLAAELGLQGCSALVIDGDPQGNCSSGLGYEKSSQSKSLYDILIDDEPAENTVIMTPWKGVSLIPATINLAGAEVELSSAISRESRLKNALDPLKNRFDVAIVDCPPSLGLLTINALVAADRLLVPIQCEYYALEGVGQLAQTVNLVRQHLNKTLSIDGVVLTMYDGRTRLANDVVAEVREGFRDAVFQTIIPRNVTLSESPSYGKPVSYYQEACRGALAYRELSEEVSQRWLNVDH; translated from the coding sequence ATGATTACAATAGCCGTTACAAATCAAAAGGGAGGCGTTGGCAAGACCACGTGCTGTATCAACCTGGCAGCGGAACTGGGACTTCAAGGATGCTCGGCCCTGGTCATCGATGGGGATCCTCAAGGCAACTGCTCCAGCGGTTTAGGTTATGAAAAAAGTAGTCAATCAAAAAGCCTCTACGATATTCTCATCGACGATGAACCGGCAGAAAACACGGTAATCATGACTCCCTGGAAGGGCGTCTCTCTGATTCCCGCCACGATCAACCTCGCTGGAGCTGAAGTTGAGCTTTCCTCGGCCATTAGCAGGGAGTCTCGGCTGAAAAATGCCTTAGACCCTCTGAAAAATCGTTTCGATGTGGCTATTGTTGACTGCCCCCCCTCTTTAGGACTTTTGACGATCAACGCTCTCGTCGCCGCTGACCGACTCCTGGTACCGATCCAATGCGAATACTATGCCCTAGAGGGCGTCGGACAACTGGCCCAGACGGTTAACTTGGTGCGTCAGCACCTGAACAAAACCCTGAGTATCGACGGTGTGGTTCTCACCATGTACGATGGTCGAACAAGGCTAGCCAATGATGTTGTCGCGGAGGTTAGAGAGGGATTTCGCGACGCTGTCTTCCAGACGATTATCCCGAGAAATGTAACCCTCTCCGAATCTCCAAGCTATGGCAAGCCCGTAAGTTACTACCAGGAAGCCTGTCGGGGAGCTCTAGCGTACCGAGAACT
- a CDS encoding C4-dicarboxylate ABC transporter permease has translation MTGFLSTAFVVLILVGMPIGFVLGVAAMMGMIKMGGGTILNLVPQRYFAGVDMFTLMAMPFFILAGEIMNKTGITRRLVAFSNILVGHLQGGLAHANIVASIFFAGITGAAVSDTAAIGSMLIPAMVDEGYDKDFSAAVTAASSIIGPTIPPSNIMVIYGAFMQVSIAGLFMTGLIPGLILGLALMILTARIAKRRGYPVGEQRASVKEMLVGLKDAAVALLMPLIILGGILSGMFTPTEAAAVAVAYAMLLGFFVYRNLTLRDLVPIFLKMARTTGVVFLVIAAASILGWVLTIEQIPEKVASFMLSISDNRYAVMGLILVLLLAVGMFMDIAAALIILGPILHPLAVELGYHPLHFGIIMVLALNIALMTPPVGACLFVACGISKLTLEQISREIWPFILVEVTVLLIITFVPAIPLALPRFMGLVG, from the coding sequence ATGACAGGATTTCTCAGCACGGCCTTTGTCGTATTGATCCTTGTCGGTATGCCTATCGGATTTGTCCTTGGTGTCGCTGCCATGATGGGTATGATCAAGATGGGGGGCGGGACCATTCTCAACTTGGTTCCCCAGCGGTATTTCGCAGGGGTGGACATGTTTACCCTCATGGCCATGCCCTTCTTTATCCTGGCCGGGGAGATCATGAACAAGACGGGGATCACTCGGAGGCTGGTGGCTTTCAGCAACATCCTGGTAGGGCATCTTCAGGGCGGTCTGGCTCACGCAAATATCGTGGCCTCCATTTTTTTCGCTGGTATCACCGGAGCTGCGGTAAGCGACACGGCGGCCATCGGCTCTATGCTCATCCCAGCCATGGTAGATGAGGGATATGATAAGGATTTCTCGGCGGCAGTGACGGCGGCATCCTCCATCATCGGTCCTACCATCCCGCCGTCGAACATCATGGTCATATACGGAGCCTTCATGCAGGTTTCCATCGCAGGTCTCTTCATGACTGGCCTGATTCCTGGCCTCATCCTGGGTCTGGCTCTTATGATTCTCACCGCCCGGATCGCCAAGCGGCGTGGTTATCCTGTGGGCGAGCAGCGGGCCAGCGTGAAGGAGATGCTTGTGGGTCTCAAGGACGCTGCCGTGGCACTCCTCATGCCTCTCATCATTCTAGGGGGCATCCTCTCGGGGATGTTTACCCCTACGGAGGCGGCTGCCGTGGCTGTGGCCTACGCCATGCTTCTGGGCTTCTTCGTCTATCGAAACCTCACGCTTCGAGACCTCGTACCCATCTTCCTCAAGATGGCGCGGACCACTGGGGTGGTCTTCCTCGTTATCGCTGCGGCGTCCATTCTGGGCTGGGTTTTGACCATCGAGCAGATACCCGAGAAAGTGGCTAGCTTCATGCTGAGCATCAGCGATAATCGATACGCGGTCATGGGGCTGATCCTGGTTCTTCTGCTCGCTGTGGGGATGTTCATGGACATCGCTGCAGCTTTGATTATCCTGGGTCCCATTCTCCATCCTCTGGCGGTGGAGCTGGGATATCATCCGTTGCACTTTGGGATCATCATGGTCTTGGCTCTGAACATCGCCTTGATGACGCCCCCGGTGGGAGCCTGTCTCTTTGTCGCCTGCGGCATCAGTAAGTTGACTTTGGAGCAGATCAGTCGGGAAATATGGCCCTTCATACTCGTTGAGGTAACGGTTCTGCTGATTATCACCTTTGTTCCGGCCATACCTTTAGCTCTTCCTCGATTTATGGGGCTGGTTGGCTGA
- a CDS encoding C4-dicarboxylate ABC transporter substrate-binding protein, whose amino-acid sequence MRRALTILTMWVFLVTVGTSAWAGPKILKLAHLNPQQPFENATGAMAAVFKSMVEAGTNGSIKVQIFPAGQLGNERESMEQVKIGVIQSYIASAGGMAPFYPLYGVLDIPFAVPNYAVAWKVFDGPFGDFLKKDIHKVTGFHVLGFGEAGGFFQLTNSVRPIKTVEDMKGLKMRTMTLPTHQNLMKTYGAAATPIAWAEVYTALQTGVADGQHNPIPIILLGKLFEVQKYLTLTNHIYSTYCWVMNDDFWKGLNKHERSVVNASAMTAIVAGRGLNRIIEGSDRGLPTLIEKGMEVNTPTPEAMTAFRSMGVESAMAFIKEAFGDQGVEIAKRFLKAIDEAKGEAGVQ is encoded by the coding sequence ATGAGACGAGCTTTGACGATACTGACGATGTGGGTATTTTTGGTCACTGTGGGAACCTCGGCTTGGGCTGGCCCCAAGATTCTGAAGTTGGCCCATCTAAATCCTCAACAACCTTTTGAGAACGCCACCGGAGCTATGGCGGCCGTGTTTAAGAGCATGGTAGAAGCTGGAACCAACGGGTCGATCAAGGTACAGATCTTCCCCGCCGGTCAGTTGGGCAACGAGCGGGAAAGCATGGAGCAGGTTAAGATCGGGGTTATCCAAAGTTACATCGCCTCAGCCGGTGGCATGGCCCCCTTCTACCCCCTGTACGGTGTGCTGGATATCCCCTTCGCCGTGCCCAACTATGCTGTGGCCTGGAAAGTCTTCGACGGCCCATTTGGCGATTTTCTCAAAAAAGATATTCACAAGGTAACGGGTTTCCACGTTTTGGGCTTTGGTGAGGCCGGAGGGTTTTTCCAGCTTACCAACAGTGTCCGCCCCATCAAGACGGTTGAGGACATGAAGGGGCTGAAGATGCGGACAATGACTTTGCCAACCCACCAAAATCTCATGAAGACCTACGGAGCTGCTGCTACGCCCATTGCGTGGGCTGAGGTATATACGGCTCTCCAGACCGGGGTGGCCGACGGTCAGCATAATCCCATCCCCATCATCCTCCTCGGTAAGCTCTTCGAAGTTCAGAAGTATCTCACTCTGACGAACCATATCTACAGCACGTACTGTTGGGTTATGAACGACGATTTCTGGAAAGGACTGAACAAACACGAACGGAGCGTTGTGAACGCATCCGCCATGACCGCCATCGTGGCAGGTCGAGGGCTCAATCGGATCATTGAGGGATCCGACCGGGGACTGCCCACCCTGATCGAGAAAGGTATGGAGGTAAACACCCCCACGCCGGAAGCCATGACGGCTTTCAGGAGCATGGGTGTCGAGTCTGCCATGGCATTCATCAAGGAGGCCTTTGGCGACCAAGGTGTGGAGATAGCCAAGCGCTTCCTCAAGGCCATAGACGAGGCTAAGGGCGAGGCTGGCGTACAGTGA
- the rsmG gene encoding 16S rRNA (guanine(527)-N(7))-methyltransferase RsmG, giving the protein METLLKGTLRPTNIPTKLEIQLRRYGEILAQWTTERTRLTGPKDHTIIWNDHITDCIHALPHLPPRGTVVDVGSGGGLPGIVWAICRPDLQITLVESQQRKTEALKGMVLELDLKNVQIRRCRSEELAEKHRESFDLATARGVSEIGVVAEYLAPLIQIEGSLLAFKGPKYQMELDVVGNRWDRLGLTPPTTFPYRNGDKDGVFVIFKKTTPCPRTYPRRPGRATKKHWWEAK; this is encoded by the coding sequence ATGGAAACGTTATTGAAAGGCACGCTGAGGCCCACGAATATTCCGACAAAATTAGAAATTCAACTACGCCGATACGGAGAAATCCTTGCCCAATGGACCACGGAACGAACCAGATTGACCGGTCCCAAAGACCATACGATAATCTGGAACGACCACATCACCGACTGCATTCATGCTCTTCCTCACCTCCCCCCAAGAGGTACGGTGGTTGACGTGGGCAGCGGCGGAGGTTTGCCCGGTATCGTCTGGGCTATCTGTCGCCCCGATCTTCAAATAACGCTCGTAGAGAGCCAACAACGAAAGACCGAGGCCCTCAAGGGTATGGTGCTCGAACTGGATCTCAAAAACGTTCAGATTCGACGATGCCGCTCAGAGGAACTGGCTGAGAAGCATAGAGAATCTTTCGATTTGGCTACAGCCCGGGGAGTAAGCGAGATAGGTGTCGTCGCCGAATATCTGGCACCCCTTATCCAGATCGAAGGATCCCTGTTGGCTTTCAAGGGACCTAAATACCAAATGGAACTGGACGTTGTAGGTAACCGGTGGGATCGTCTCGGGCTTACTCCTCCGACGACGTTCCCCTATCGAAACGGAGATAAAGATGGAGTTTTCGTCATATTCAAGAAAACGACACCCTGCCCGAGAACGTACCCGAGACGTCCTGGCAGAGCGACAAAAAAACACTGGTGGGAGGCAAAATAA
- a CDS encoding YgeY family selenium metabolism-linked hydrolase: MNIPFKKVLAKAEEYKGDMACFLRDMISIPSESCEEKKVIYRIKEEMEKVGFDRVEIDPMGNVLGYIGHGKHLVAMDAHIDTVGVGEIKNWTFDPYGGMEDGDVIGGRGGSDQEGGMAAMVYAGKIIKDLSLEDDYTFLVTGTVQEEDCDGLCWQYIIQESKIRPEFVVSTEPTDCRIYRGHRGRMEIKVETHGVSCHGSAPERGENAIYKMAPIIMELRALHENLRSDDFLGKGSLTISQIYHTSPSRCAVADGCTISIDRRLTWGETWEEALQEVRNLPAVKEAKAEVSLYSYDRPSWTGLEYPIECYFPSWKVEEDHPACQTLVEGYRNLFKNEPVVDKWTFSTNGVSIMGRHGIPVIGFGPGKEEEAHAPNEKTWKSHLVTCAALYAVIPSLYVDKYCSKIN, from the coding sequence GTGAACATTCCATTCAAGAAAGTCCTCGCCAAGGCGGAGGAATATAAAGGCGACATGGCCTGTTTTCTTCGGGACATGATCTCCATCCCCAGCGAAAGCTGCGAGGAAAAGAAAGTCATTTATCGGATCAAAGAGGAGATGGAAAAGGTCGGATTCGACCGGGTTGAGATCGACCCCATGGGGAACGTTTTAGGATACATAGGTCACGGCAAGCACCTGGTTGCCATGGATGCTCACATCGACACGGTAGGTGTGGGTGAGATCAAGAACTGGACCTTTGATCCCTATGGGGGCATGGAGGACGGCGACGTCATCGGCGGCCGGGGAGGCAGCGACCAGGAGGGTGGCATGGCCGCGATGGTCTATGCCGGTAAGATCATCAAAGATCTGAGCTTAGAGGACGACTACACCTTTCTGGTTACCGGTACTGTCCAGGAGGAAGACTGTGACGGTCTATGCTGGCAGTACATCATCCAAGAGAGCAAGATTCGCCCCGAGTTCGTGGTGAGCACGGAGCCCACGGATTGTCGTATCTACCGGGGACACCGGGGGCGTATGGAGATCAAGGTGGAGACTCACGGGGTCAGTTGTCATGGTTCGGCTCCTGAGCGGGGAGAGAACGCTATCTACAAGATGGCCCCTATCATCATGGAGCTTCGGGCTCTCCACGAGAACCTGAGGAGCGACGACTTTCTGGGCAAGGGCAGTCTGACCATTTCCCAGATTTACCACACGTCTCCGTCCCGCTGTGCCGTAGCGGATGGATGTACCATATCTATCGACCGGCGGCTTACATGGGGCGAGACCTGGGAGGAGGCTCTTCAGGAAGTTCGGAACCTGCCGGCGGTGAAGGAGGCCAAAGCCGAGGTCTCCCTGTACTCCTACGACAGGCCGTCCTGGACTGGTCTTGAGTATCCTATCGAGTGCTACTTCCCGTCCTGGAAGGTTGAGGAGGACCATCCGGCGTGTCAGACCCTCGTTGAGGGCTACCGGAATCTCTTCAAAAACGAGCCCGTTGTGGATAAGTGGACCTTTTCCACCAACGGCGTCTCCATTATGGGGCGCCACGGCATTCCTGTGATCGGATTCGGTCCCGGAAAAGAGGAAGAGGCTCATGCACCCAACGAAAAAACCTGGAAGAGCCATCTGGTAACCTGTGCCGCACTGTACGCTGTGATCCCATCGCTGTATGTGGATAAATATTGCTCCAAAATAAACTGA
- a CDS encoding peptidase M20: protein MDASRREELVQLCQELIRYPSPSGREDRVADFLCAVMTSLGYDDLCVDGYGSVMGTLRFGCEKRPVVLFEAQMDHAEEGDPGEWQQYPFGGVLEKGRIYGRGATDQKGILAAMVLALAWLRQDISKDLSGTLVLAAMVHQETFERAASRLVAEQVCPDGVISGEPSELTVERGQRGRASLVLETFGRMEHSSMGDCSSAERMVELVSFLKNRYVPLKDPFFGPSSLNLTSLHSFPLDVRTTMPLRCRATFDRRVLPGETRESILRDLRNIVAQAQLVIPNLDVQIHMNRDDGRCYTGAMIRSEGFVPAWEMSPDVPFLRMVLDGVRAAGIKPELSQRSGFGTNGCIYGGDLGIPTAVFGPSRRELAHVVDEYIDVEQLVLGCEGYYAIARELLSRKEDFRGGSCN from the coding sequence GTGGACGCATCAAGGCGCGAGGAGCTTGTACAACTTTGTCAAGAGTTAATTCGGTACCCTAGCCCGTCGGGTAGGGAGGATAGGGTTGCCGATTTTCTCTGCGCCGTGATGACATCTTTGGGGTATGACGATCTCTGTGTAGATGGATATGGGAGCGTTATGGGTACTCTCCGGTTTGGATGCGAAAAAAGACCAGTCGTGCTCTTCGAGGCTCAGATGGACCACGCTGAGGAGGGCGATCCTGGGGAATGGCAGCAATATCCCTTTGGAGGAGTTTTGGAGAAGGGGCGGATATACGGTCGAGGTGCCACCGACCAAAAAGGTATATTAGCGGCTATGGTGCTCGCCCTAGCTTGGCTCAGGCAGGATATTTCAAAGGATCTCTCCGGAACCCTTGTTTTGGCTGCGATGGTTCATCAGGAAACCTTTGAGCGTGCGGCGTCCCGATTGGTAGCTGAGCAAGTTTGTCCTGACGGAGTTATCTCGGGAGAGCCTTCCGAATTGACCGTGGAGCGAGGGCAAAGAGGGAGGGCCTCCCTTGTCCTTGAGACCTTCGGTCGCATGGAACACAGCTCCATGGGGGATTGTAGCTCAGCCGAGCGTATGGTCGAGCTTGTCTCTTTTTTGAAGAACCGATACGTCCCGTTGAAGGATCCTTTTTTTGGTCCAAGCTCTCTGAATTTGACTAGTCTTCATTCCTTTCCTCTCGATGTACGAACGACCATGCCACTCCGCTGTCGAGCGACATTTGACCGACGGGTTCTTCCGGGAGAGACCAGAGAGAGTATCCTGAGAGATCTGCGTAATATAGTTGCTCAGGCTCAACTGGTTATCCCGAATTTGGACGTCCAGATTCACATGAATCGAGATGATGGTCGTTGTTATACCGGAGCAATGATTAGGTCAGAGGGTTTTGTACCGGCTTGGGAGATGAGTCCCGATGTTCCCTTTCTTCGGATGGTCCTTGATGGCGTCAGAGCGGCGGGGATTAAACCTGAGCTCTCTCAGCGGTCAGGGTTTGGGACCAACGGCTGTATCTACGGCGGAGACTTGGGGATCCCGACGGCGGTCTTCGGGCCCTCAAGAAGGGAGCTGGCTCATGTTGTAGACGAGTACATTGATGTGGAGCAATTGGTCCTGGGATGCGAGGGGTACTATGCCATCGCCAGGGAGTTATTGAGCCGAAAGGAGGACTTTCGTGGTGGGAGCTGTAACTGA